The Dermacentor silvarum isolate Dsil-2018 chromosome 3, BIME_Dsil_1.4, whole genome shotgun sequence region CTCAATGAACAAAGGTGCACGTGTTGTTGCGCTCTTTCGCCAAGAAGGTGGGCTCAACAGCTTCTTCAGACCATCTGATTAGAGGGACATGACATCACTGGTTTTCCTGGTGTAGGAATCTGGGGAACATGGATGAAATTTTAGGAGACATCTTGTGTATGGTAGACAAGCTGCAATTTAATATATAAGGTGCTCCCAGTGTGATGTAGCTGTGTGCTCCAATAATCATGTAGTGAATACGGTAATTGTGCAACTATTAATAACCCTTAATCTAATGTTTGATCTAATTTCTCATGTAAATATGTATATAAACCCCTTTAGTGTTCCTTCAACCTCCCTACTTTGTAACTCCTCagcaacaagccactctcatcatGAAGTCAAGGATCATGTGTTAATGAGGCACTTGACTTGCTAAGTAGTGTTATTGTAGTACAACCAAGCGTTGCAGGAACACCATGTATATGTGGCTTTTCTGGCTGGCTCGAAACATTGCATGGCGTAACATTTTTTCAGTGTTACTCTTTTAATGCCACGTTCAAGTTGATAAGTTGCCTGTTTCATGTGGAATAAATGACAAGTTGGCAGAATGAGTAAAAAGCAAACTTGTCAGTAGAAAGAGTAAAATTTGCGGGAACATTATCGTGGCACCACCTGTCAGTTCAGCAGCAAAACTAGCCACGCACTCTGTTTTGTCTTAGCAAGGATGGATGGCGTCACTGTTCCATTTCTTGGTAATTCTCTTTTACATGGTTTCAGATTACTTCTGTTGTGTCTCCCTCTTCCGTCCTTTAGCCAGGCATTCTTTCCAGCTTTATTCTGTACGCAAGCTGCTTCCACAAAGCATCAAGTTGCCTTATTTAATTGTGCCGAGTGATACACTTACTTTAGTGTTGTGGGAGCTGCCAAGTGTTTTAGTGCGCATAAGATGCTTAGACAGTGCATCAGGCAAACTGTCTCAGGTATTATGCATTGGATGAATGACAGTGCTGTGGAAATTGAGTTACTACCATTCTTTGTATCCGAATTGCGTCTGCAATGTCATTACTGCTATTTCTGAACCATGCGCTTTGCTTGCAACCAGTAAACTGGACATTTTCTCACCTTGTTGTGCAGGTATGGAGATTGGTAACAACTTTCCTGTTTTTTGGAACTCTTGGCTTTGCCTTCTTCTTCAACATGCTATTCACTGTCAGATACTGCCGAATGCTCGAGGAAGGCTCGTTTCGAGGAAGGACAGCTGACTTTTTCTACATGTTTCTGCTCGGTGGATCGTTGATAATTGTATCCTTTTTATGTTTGGTTCTGGAGTTGACTCTTTTGAAGATGTGACAGAATATGGCCGCGTAATTTGTGCATCAACATTGCTGAATGCACGTACATAATTTTCTGTGATGTCAGGGAATGCTTTTTGCTGCATCGAGGCGTAGTGCCTGACATTAATTTGCACTCAAGTAGAACTTGTTCTAAAATATCagaagtcgcagttccgcccgaaaggcgaagcatcgattgcaatagcaaactagtggtcagctatacaaagtagcgatagtagttttatctgctatataaacttgtaaacgtaggcttgctaattaaattaacaagtatgctgtcaagcgcacacaagcaaacatgaacgcatctcgctcgatggccgctgaaactcgctgtcaaaatgctgtagTGACTaaacgtggcagcagcagcgagtgaattgaccttcgtcccgtcGCTCTTATCAACGAGAATTAAGCCGTGAAAACACAGTGCAGGgcggaaggactctgcccccgccgcagatggctttcaagatacagccgcccgggtgGAAGTGCGCGGCCTCCCcccttccctaccctccctccagagcgttgCGTGCGAgtggaagatggcgcgcttccttcccgcttcgctctcTTGCGTGCGTGAGATAAGAGCGGCGATCGCATGctctccctcgcacgctttcacccgcacatacagaatacggtgcATGGCGGCAATTTTATcacgcttggactttatacagaacctcatggcgacgatgacagcagaaatgcgcttggaatgtccatatcattgctactGCAATCATATGCTGTACCTAATACAGCAACCACCGTTGCTCGGAAACATGACCTTAAACACATGAAAGTGAGAAAGGTGCAACCAAGTGGTTAAGCATTCCTTAGTGCCACTGCAGGTGATAGGGATGTTTGTCAACCAGCTGTTCCTGGGGCACGCCTTCACCACAATGCTAGTGTACATTTGGAGCCGGCGGAATCCGTACTTCCGGCTCAACTTCTTTGGGCTCATAAACTTTCAGGCACCGTACCTGCCGTGGGTGCTGCTGGGCTTCTCACTCATTCTGGGCAACTCGGTGATCGTCGACATCGTAGGTGAGGCCTCAACCCATACTACATCACCTCTGCACTCCACTGGTTTGGTGCAACCAAATAGGAGGAGGCACATATTTGTCAACAATACAATGCTTTCTGGTGCACATACTGGTGTTGCTTTCTCTGTGATGAGATGATGTGAGGCAGTTTACTTGTTGGAAAAAAGAACAGGCTGTGAAACATACTACGTAGTTTTACGTGTGTGTGTTGGGAATCATATTGCAATGTTATTAGACACTATAGCAGGTACAAAACTGACTGTCATTATCACTGTTTGTGGACTTACACAATGTGGCATTGATGAAGTTCGCTACATCGCACAGTTCTTATACGTATCTTTGGTTGTATAACCCACATTGTGCTTTGGTGGAATCTGGTGTTGTCCGCACCTACAAATAATGCATTATTTGAATCCTAAAAGGACATGGAGGAGGAATAATTAAGTTGTAATAAAAAACTGTACTTATGCAAAACTCTTTGTGAGACGATTAAGTCGGAAAATATGCAAAACAGGTGGTCTCAATCTCTAGCTCATATTGACATCATGGATTTTATTTGCTGGAGACTAAATAGTAATTGCTATTTAGTATGCAAGGGCTGTAGTTCCCTCTAGAGGGTAATAAAACACATTGCAATCTTTTAGAAACATTTACTGCTCAAAAATGGCGCAAGCGCGTGAAAATATTTTAGAATTCGTAACGCCATGCTGGTGTGCTGAGCCACAATAGGTATAAGAATTTAATTTTGATCTCCGTCAccttttgtgtccctttaacaaCCCCTTCCGTGCCGCGCTGCTATCTCGACCAAAAATGACCAAATTTTTACAGGAAACATTGCCGACAATCTTTTTAATGTTTATTTATTCAAACTCTCACGCATTATTGCAAAACCAAAGCTTAACAGCACTATGCCATACAGTGaaatctcaatataacgaacttcaggggaccgcgGCAAATTGTTTGTTATTCTTAAAGGTCGTTATAGTGAAAGTCCCAAAATGAACCATTTTGCCCATTAACCCATCAGTTTATCAGTTGTTATCGTATGAGCTATCCACGAGAATGTTGCTGTGGGCTTTCGGCCTGCGCTGTAGATTATGCATAgattgtgcccccccccccccccttatataGAGTGGCGCGCGCAAAAGAGATGCTGACACCGGGAAAACCACCGACAAAGAAGAAGCTCCAGTCGCCTATAAAGCGTAATgttgctttttgtttgtttgcttttcaCATTCTGTGCCGTGGACACCGCAGCTGTCTCGCTCTAAGCGCACACCTGAACTATTCCAAAGTGCAAGCGTGTGTAAACAACATTGTCCGGAAGGTGCGACTGTGTGGCATCCCCGTGAGCACGGAGGTTGCATTTCTTCACGCGCTTAGCTGGTACGGCTGCAGAAAGcagcgcaaaagaaaaaagaggtgggcgcagaaagaaggaagagacgtgcctccgttgctaggcgacacttgttTGGGCGAAGCATGCGCTATCAAAACCTGCTGCGTTGTCACCTCtgcaatagagagagagataaagaaaaaaaaaaacttcatatGGCGTTTTTTTTCCTCCGTCACGGTTTTTCCAAACCGATGCGCTGCGCCACCCACTTGTAcatgtttatggctagggttccgtccATTTTTGGTCTGCTACAACAAAAACTCAgatcccgaatttgatgcaagatcgtttgattctatgcaaaagcttttACGTCTCATCACTTccatatgcattttgagtagattagttatcaataggttCCGTTTTCAAGATCTGTAAaatctcaggtagataataaaggtttctcaaaaatTTGCCGCCGTGCGACCagcgtcggccatgtctatgtTCGCACCGCCCTCATTCCAAgtgcttgcgtatctagtttccttccactctcTCGTGGTGGCAGTGCCGTTGAAATGTCATGCCTCTCTAGTTTCCTCCAGCTCCTCGGGGTGCTggtcccgtcgtccacgcgaatgtacataaaaaaaagcagaaaaacaagttgccgttctccattttgaatttaacttctcttctgttgtcgtaatggggaggccacatatagtccggactcccgtgGAGCAACGCACCTACGAAGAACGATGGCAGGagcagagacgagaatgcaatcgtttCCGGCAGGCGGCAAACACCACCAATgaaaatgtgttcgtacctttgttcaaaaatCTGGGTAACCtttgtgtcgtgcgctaaacagcttcgctggtcatccaccttcacagagtggaatggctcatgatttttttgcGCCTTGTCCTAGCTTAGCTGTTCTAACCTAGTCTATTATTCTGACTGCCGTAAAGGATGCACAAAAATCTAAGAATCCCCGGATTTCAGAATATTAGTTCAAAGTACTGAGGCATTTacatgacacggaaactgaataacgatcgttattctgaaaagttgggtattctgaagttcgtagtactgaaatatcTTTACATTGAAACGATAAGCAGTCAGCAGGGGATTAATGAAATGTTCGTTGATCTGAGAAGTTTGTTAATGTGGTATTCGCAGTAACGAGGTTTCACTGATGAAAAAAGTTGCGGCAGaccccatctcacgatgactattGACAGTAATGCGTTAGCGTTGAATCAATGTAGCGACACAACATATTGCCACCGTTCAAAGCGAGTTACGTATGAGGCGTCTACTGCAGTGGAACTCTTTTTTTGCACGTTCTTAAGAACACTTGGCGCTATCTAACGGCACCGCTGCAAAGCCTGCGCATGGACTTGGAAAACGCCGAGAAATGCTTCGTGCAGTAACCGGGATTCTTtctcgcacttctttctggacacgttGCGCCATCAAGTGCCGAGACGTCGCCTCCATGACGAAAAGCGGGGCACTCCGGTGCCTtccgagaattgttccctcgcttgccgcacacccagtgacccaagttggcgagaggttcattggagaGTGGCACACATCATTTATGGCGCAGCTCGTTTGCGTGAAAGATGCTCTTTAAATAAGCAGCACATGCCCAGCGCAATTGCAGCACATCCTggtaatgcgtcgggttgctgtcctcgagGAACGCTTGTCACATGTGTTCAATTCCGCTCAGAATCGGATaaattgtagagtggcacattcccagtggcaaaCACCTAGTTACCCAATTGGCGTCAAAGACATTCAttccaagttggcatcaaagagtttTCTTGAACAGAGGTGCCTACCCAGTCTCACATCTTCGATGACCCATGTCGGTGTGAAAGAGCTTTGTTGAAGAGAGGCGTGTATGTATGGGCACATACTCAGTAAGCCAAGTTAATTGGATGGTTGGTTTCCATCCCTCGGCACAGCAGCAATGCGCTACACGTTCACCCAGAGAGTGACCCAGGTAGGCAGGAAAATGGTtggatacaaacatacatagatgcAGACATGCGCATAGCCCACAGTAAGTGTTCAAAGAATGCTAATGCACTATGTCGGGATAAGGGGGgcgttccctcgaagagaataatacactaggtaaagaatggcttccgacttaccaactggggaatacgggggggccgcggcgattgccgcggcaagaacgcggttgactaaccacgtgcgggaatacgagagcggcggcggagacttccgccattgccgcttgctggagaccaaagagacgaCCCGGGCGATGTCCGCGGGATCTCatgtgacccacccggtggcgctgctAGCGCTTGCGATTCCTGTGCGCAGCCCGCGGagggaaagtttcccctctcccaactctccctagcgcgcatgcgtctgccgcgacgttcgctgcgcgtgcggcggtcatgggacccaagggttcccacatccctccacccttaaatattgccctacggcggagaaatcgctggaacgacggcattgacaaagtatccgggcagatgcgatggtaaactccggcaggaaatgtccgattCACGTTGAtcggcagcacagtcctgtgtggcggccgcccacatgtggcagccgtcacagtggttgacgatgacgggggctgaagatggcttgccctcaagatgcgcgccgcaatgtccacccgggaacagcgagtcaggactttctcgaagcggcgcgcgcgccggctcgatgaacctcgcaccgacgcatcctcgtgggagtgtatgatggtgggcctccctcattgtggctgccatgtgctgctgcatcgggccgcgaacagggaggggccgagacagcaggcagggacgtggaccatggtagcaatagcaagtcgaggcggcttcactcgttctgcaaagtcgctcaaatgcactccacaaacacttagaattaaggcagtagaggccgccgcagcgtcggccgtctgacacgatgctgaaccacccgtctaccgcatagatttatgcggcaacgagaaaaaaacaaaaacaatccagttcgtttgaatgaagttattcgcttcgaccgaatttttccggtctgatacagcgcgaaagtgggcgatgctcgtatgaacaaagcgctctctggtcccccgagatttcggttattccgcccgcaaaatattcagttcatctgaacaaaataagctttctatttcgaacgaggtttctccgcgcggcgagtatagtagaactagcgaatccggttgcacccgctaaatgtcacggcatggtcgtcttcgaacatgcgaccggcagctccgcagagccttaggcctaatcgcgtccatgacggataccaatgccacaaaagacccataaaggattccaatgagccgccgcgaggagatgcaggcctagctaagtggtccccgctcgctgctcaacacgcagcttccgagcagactcctgggactgcgccctgctgacgtcctagccagcgtttccggcgcccagctcccagagccaaagatacagaaaggaggctatttacatatgttcaaggaaaatcgaccaccgcgtcggctgctgcactcactcgcttcgggcgtactcttaaaagaaaactcgctgcaaatctcagcgtctacacgagttcggtgaCACTAGGGCAGCGTTAACTCGCattcaagaaagcacatgcccaatctagctagcaatcacgccttcggttgaggcctaacgctggtccggacaaagccttcaggcttcctcgcatccgaaccgattgtcgtcccgttttccaagagcttgccccacgttgggaacgccaaaatgtcgggataagGGGGAGATTCCCttgaagagaataatacactaggtaaagaagggcttccgacttaccaactggggaatacggggggggctgcggcgattgccgcggcaagaacgcggttgactaaccacgtgcgggaatacgagagctgcggcggagacttccgccatcgccgcttgctggagaccaaagagacccgggcgatgtccgcgggatctcacgtgacccacccggtggcgctgctagtgcttgcgattcccgtgcgccgcccccggagggaaagtttcccctctcccaactctccctagcGCACATGTGTCtgccgcgacgttcgctgcgcgtgcggcggtcatgggacccgagggttcccacaacTAAAAGAACTAAATGTTCATACTCTTTGAACTCTAGTGGGTCACCAGTGTCCTCCCCATCAAACATCTTACTGGTGATGCCAAAAACAGGATGGGCATGCAGGGGCTTTGTTTACGTCGAGTTCACACCACTGCCTTGTGATGTCAATGTCGACATAAGCGCCACTCCCAGAATACAAGTCGAGTGCATTGAGAATCTCGGTGCTTCAAGAGCAGTACACTTCATCTTTGCAATCACTTGATTCATTGCTGAAAtccacttttaaatgcgaagcatttcttggcgaacatttgctattttgacagcatctatctatctatctagccacctacgtctttgtgctctcatggtcgtttcgttaacttggtatgtaccacaATTGGCATACTATGTCAAGAGTaaatgacaaacataaatgatatctCATGACATTAATGGTATGACATGCGtgttcatgtaggtcatgaaacagccgcctacgtcttggtgctctcatgatcgtttcgttaacttgataggcaccaaaattggcatagtatgacaggagtgtatgacgaacataagtgataggtcatgacagaAATGTTACAAGCGTGTCatgtcagtcatgacaatgatccggagaaatgggttaggacgtgtgtactaagtgaaggaaacactaaaggatgctgctggaagtcatagtcatgagcatggctcagcaaaagtgacagtgactcagcgaaaaatgatgaACACTCCCAAGCCACaggaataggttcggacgtgggcactaagtaaaagaaacactaaaagatgatgatagaagtcatagtcacgaccatgactgagcaaaaatgtcaatgattcagcgaaaaaatataaacactcaaaaactactgaaatgtgttcggacgtcggtactaattgaatgaaacaataaaggatggtggtagaagacATAGTCaatagcatgactcagcaaaaatgacaatgactccacgaaaaaaagattaacactcaaaaaccaatggaatgggttcggatgtggtattaagtgaaggaaaaggctaaaggttgatggtcgaagtcacattcatgagcatgactatgctttcaccttaaggtctcttaggtgtagctaaagagactcctgaggactcatgtcATGAATGTCgtgtcatgcgtgtcatgtatatCACGAAAGAGCCACCTAtggcttggtgctctcatggtcgtttcgttaacttggtaagctccccgcacactgcttcgcataacatcgattcccacagggcgtgggatctgccggcttttatttTCCGCAAACGAAGCTCGAGCTGACAGTGGCCCCATTCTTGAAGACTCCAGTTGCCAAGTTCTTTTAATTACCCTGCGAGAATAAACTCCCTCTTGTTTGCCCATGGATTGTGTGCTGCCATTTACTAAAAGCTTGACAAAATACAAAGACAAGACCAGTTCGTCCATGGCACTGCCAGAAAATGAAAAATAGCGTCGACGTGCATAGTTCGTCCAAGGCACGGAAGGGTTTGTTAGAGCAGCCCTGCAAGTTTCAAAATGATTGGGTGGGAGAAAACCTAAAATTTTCCAAAGTGCCATTCAGCACCTCTGTCCCTTTGAGCGTGTCACATGGTGCATGACAGAAAGGTAGCAAAATGTCTGCTCATTAGATGGTAAGCACAACTCTTATTTTGCAAATATTGAAGGCAATAATTTACAGCTAAAAATGCTTGCAGATTAATCTGTTCCTTCCAAGTGTGGGGGGTATCTTGGAACTTAATTGACTTTGTGAAAAGCAGTGACATTTCAGACAAGGTTTTATATATTTGCACTAAATGTGTAGACATTGTTTTACTGCCATTCTTGAAAACTGTTTTGCAAGACTACCGTCGGCCTCAATAGTTGACTGAACATAAGCATCCACATGCTGAGATCACACGTGGACCATTCTTTCCTGCAATAGCAGTAAGCCTATCCTATGCGTTTGCTGTTTGCCTACTAGATAAATGGCAGGCTTCGGCAACTAGGAGGCCATGACAAGTGTGATATGGTTGTAGGAATTCGCAGCTAGCACCTCCTGGGTCATGCAGGCCATGTGGCAGGTTGCAATGCCGTCATATAATGTGTACAGGGGGCCAGACCTTTTGGCGGTGGTGATCTTTGACCGCCCACGGTTGGCACTCGCATCTGCTGATGAGGGCATTGAACTGAAGcggaacggaaaaaaaaagaaatgttgcacAAGCCATGACTGAACCAGTGCACTAAAACTGTCTTTCACTCCGGAACGAAATCAAAAAGAATAGTGGTTTTTGATTCACGGTCTGCAGTCACAAAAAAATACTTATGCTAGAACTGTTTGTCAGAGCAAATGCCAAACAGTCATGATTCTGGACATACTATTACTAATAAAGGTGGTCGGCCACTGTCAAACAGCTTTTAATAATGAAAGTCTGTGAATTCAGCCCCAGGTCAATTTCTCGTGGGCTTTCCATTCATGAATTGCCTTGCGCTTGTTGCTAAACTGTGCAACCTGATTTGTCAATGCACATGGGCTTGCAGTCATCTTAGAAGTGGCAGGCATGTTAGTAATACGTACTTGTGTGGTTTTGAAAGTGGTGACTGTAAAATAGTTCTCCAGTGGTGAAATAAAAAAGTGATTTCTAGCTACATGATCACTTTTGTTCATGCAGGTATGTAAATTGATGTGGGTGTGATATAAACagcatacagttaaacctgcttataacgaacctccatataacgaattcctggatataacgaagtttttcgattccccgccgttactccatagaagcacatgtatttgagccctctacgtaacgaagtggcagcgggagaccccctcgatataacgaactttccgctccgaccacctagagatttcgccccaaattttgtcatttttgcgcgagcagcaaccggaagcaccttctccgccgcgatggaatgcaaagcgagcgcacgtgtgcgtgcgtgcgtgtgcgaggcggccctgcatccctcgacccggcgatcttgccgccgcgggcatgacctttccccctcccttcattcaaagtgatcctgccgcttgctgcagctagCCTAGCCCgcccaagccggcactctctccttttccagctgatgttgcccaCGCGCTGGTACaggctgtggcacatcagactcgatgagcgcggacacgcgctgtcaaacgctggcggcgtgtggaagcgccgctggagaagcgagcgaagtgaccttcgtgctgttgtgtatcgcttcaacgcaaactgagcgccgagaacacacagcacgcagaaagctacgagccgccgacgctgctagactctgccccaacgcagatcgctttcaagatacggcctgcgcgaccgcgcgccgccccgctatccctcccccctcgctccctcgccggtgcctcgagcgcaacggaagaaggcgcgcttcctccctggttttcttgtgcgcgcgagatttagacgcggtcgtcggctcccctcacgttttcactcgcacatacagcatacggcgcgtggcgactgtgttatcgcccttggactttagggtacggccacgctagcggcaaaaacacgcagcaaaaacgcgcgtcagaaacgcgcggcaacgcgtcatgccgcgcgcggcaaaagcggcaggaatcgggggtcttgcggcgtgccgcgcgaaatgggttctgcggcaaatgccgcgtgccgcgagatgaagaaccaatcaagagcgacgagggtgacgtcacggagccatcacaaccggaacaccgccggtccgcgccgggttttcaatcgacgatcgtcgtctctcgcatgaaacaatgcgctcgcggtgttgctcgcccgttcggagagcgcgggagatgtTATCGCGCTGaagcgcggcgagacgcgcgtgccacggtggcctcgcggcaaggcgctgacgcgcggaaacttgccgctcgctgcatgacacgcgcgttttttgccgctagcatggccgtacccttatatacggaatatctatgagccaaaaccaattttagggccacaacgcgtcatggacaccatctttatatagcaaatacggatctcaagggccatacttttgctggcggaaaccgaaaatacgtcatagttgtcgcccccggcgctttgggcggccaatgccatcgtcaagccaccaagccaagcgacatgaaaagtcaaaatggccgctcgggccggcgcggggtggcagttcgcaatgtatgatgcgggaacggtcccacagttgcgacgcaacagcggggttaccaatgcattgaattctaagggagctgtgccgggaccggtagaaaacgacgtaacagccgggaaaacgcagcccccgggaacgtaacagcgaggttctactgtaacactatacgacgccacgaagccatcgtgacgctcgcgacgctcgctcttcgtttccgatgcctcgcgcttgtgcgaaacgacacgcgacCATGCATCCGGTACcgggtgtgacattccgaggatgagtgcttcgacgaaaacggaaaacgggtgcgcgttacaattgagggggcgttagaatcgagtaaatacggtaaacgtttatttttcgaattttcgttcccaacctgcatataacgaaatcctctttataacgaagtttttcaggaatttgtcaatttcgttatatccaggtttaactgtattacgTATGACGTATTGCTACTGAAGTGTGCTTCCACgaagtgatgtttttttttttttttttttaaactactTGCAGCATGAGGAACAGCATACGTACTCATTCTTTTCTGTGCACTTCGAGAGCACCATCAAGCTTTAGTACAAGATCAATTTACGCAGTTTTCCTGTAATTGTTCCTATGTTGCTAAGACTGACAGCTGGGTGATTTGGTATGAATTCGGGGCTGGAAAAAAAACGCGAAAAATTTAGACTGTGGACACAAGGAGAGGCTGAATGACCATCAATGAATTTGTTGAAGAAATGTAAGGTCATAGAAAATATGTTAAGGGACAACTGCTCATGGGCGCCGGGGAAAGCTAATCATCAGAAAATATCCCAAGTGTCACCCTCTGAAGGAAACATTACTGTAACTGAACACTGTCATGCAAGGACAATTTGTGGTGACAGAAGCTTGACTGACAAGTGCATCATTCAAGTGGAAAGACATGCTTCCACGAGCAGTCTCAAGTCCTCATTCCGATTAGTGAAAAGCGTTTGGGTTTTTTGAAAATTAGGACGACAGTTGCACTCGGGGCAATGCATGGACAGTTTGAAAGGCACTTGAAGGGCATCTCTGGCGATCTTTTTACCATGTCAGGGTAATGGCAATTTTATGTTCCCGAGAGCCTCCTGCCATGCGTCTGATagtagaattttttttctaactcgaaaattattttaaataagcaaagggcgacaaacgaaaccgaaacctggcCAAGCAGTTGAGCGAGCCTTTTTGTGCGACACAAATTGTGCCGTGGCAGATGCTCGAGGCGCGCTGGTTCCGCCAGCGTGGAGAATGAAAGACGCAAAGAGCGGAGACTGAGATGATTCATGACCGCGTTGCACAATGTCAGTTGCACCATCTTGGAAGCTGTCAAACAGCTGTGATTCCGCTGAACCCCACTGCCACGACAGCCAGCGCAGCACTGCAGCATGAAAACCACTGATGTGATGTGTGCTGCTTGCATTTTAGATGTTTTACTGCTTCTCAAAAAAGTATTTCGCATACTCTGTACGATTTATAAAGAGCAGAATTTCCCTGTAA contains the following coding sequences:
- the LOC119446864 gene encoding derlin-2-like isoform X2, with the translated sequence MALRMLTQEFMQVPVVTRTYTAACVLTTAAVHLDIISPFQLYFNPTLIIKHYQVWRLVTTFLFFGTLGFAFFFNMLFTVRYCRMLEEGSFRGRTADFFYMFLLGGSLIIVIGMFVNQLFLGHAFTTMLVYIWSRRNPYFRLNFFGLINFQAPYLPWVLLGFSLILGNSVIVDIVGVIVGHIYYFLEDVFPNQRGGFRLLATPRFIKYLFESPPADPNYNPLPEDRPGGFDWGNN
- the LOC119446864 gene encoding derlin-2-like isoform X1 encodes the protein MALRMLTQEFMQVPVVTRTYTAACVLTTAAVVSSSIEHLDIISPFQLYFNPTLIIKHYQVWRLVTTFLFFGTLGFAFFFNMLFTVRYCRMLEEGSFRGRTADFFYMFLLGGSLIIVIGMFVNQLFLGHAFTTMLVYIWSRRNPYFRLNFFGLINFQAPYLPWVLLGFSLILGNSVIVDIVGVIVGHIYYFLEDVFPNQRGGFRLLATPRFIKYLFESPPADPNYNPLPEDRPGGFDWGNN